One genomic window of Danio rerio strain Tuebingen ecotype United States chromosome 24, GRCz12tu, whole genome shotgun sequence includes the following:
- the slc4a2b gene encoding anion exchange protein 2b isoform X4 yields the protein MTGTEQAKYQRIPTDEYEARTLASADLDGIKSHRFEDVPGVRRHLVRKSTKGQMVHISKDHKERSTRSRKLDRTPHEVFVELNELIMDKNQEMQWRETARWIKFEEDVEEETDRWGKPHVASLSFRSLLELRKTIAHGAVLLDLDQKTLPGISHQVVEQMIISDQIKAEDRANVLRALLLKHSHPSDEKEHITSFPRNISAASLGSLISHHQSSSNHLTIPETSVMEPLMGSSRASQDSTVHIDIDKNEKDSATPIGMHRSKSKHELKLLEKIPENAEATVVLVGSVDFLEQPTMAFVRLQEAVELDSVLEVPVPVRFLFVLLGPPSTNMDYHQIGRSISTLMSDKQFHEAAYLADDRQDLLNAINGFLDCSIVLPPSELGGEDLLRSVAHFQREMLRKREEQGVALMAKEPKSLQEKEALLAPFKPEDDPLKRTGRLFGGLIRDAQRRYPKYISDFRDALNPQCMAAVIFIYFAALSPAITFGGLLGEKTEGLLGVSELIVATCVQGVLFCLLGAQPLLIVGFSGPILVFEEAFFSFCKGNNMEYLTGRVWIGFWLIIIVVLMVAFEGSFMVRFVSRFTQEIFSFLISLIFIYETFSKLAKIFQEHPLQRCSAVLVDVRNSSLNSSMDEVTESPLAVTNSSSQEMLKVVGEPNTALLSLVLMSGTFLIAFYLRKFKNSAFFPGRLRRVIGDFGVPIAILIMVLVDYSVKDTYTQKLSVPRGFSVTSPDKRGWIVNPLGSDGQFPIWMMFASILPALLVFILIFMETQITTLIVSKKERMLVKGSGFHLDLLLIVTLGGTSALFGLPWMAAATVRSVTHANALTVMSKAVAPGDKPRIQEVKEQRVTGLLVAILVGLSIVIGDLLRQIPIAVLFGIFLYMGVMSLNGIQMTERILLLLMPPKYHPDHTYVRKVRTLRMHLFTAIQVVCLAVLWAVMSTVASLAFPFVLIMTVPVKMFLLPRIFSNREMQCLDADDAEPTFDEKEGQDEYTEMHMPV from the exons TGTTCCTGGTGTACGTCGACATCTGGTCAGGAAAAGCACGAAGGGTCAAATGGTTCACATTAGTAAAGATCACAAAGAGCGCAGCACTCGCTCTCGCAAACTGGACCGGACACCGCATGAG GTGTTCGTAGAGCTCAATGAGTTGATCATGGATAAGAACCAGGAGATGCAGTGGAGGGAAACGGCACGCTGGATTAAGTTTGAGGAGGATGTGGAGGAGGAGACGGACCGCTGGGGGAAACCACACGTGGCCTCGCTGTCGTTTCGCAGCTTGCTGGAACTCAGGAAGACCATCGCTCATG GGGCTGTGCTTTTGGACCTGGATCAGAAAACCTTACCCGGCATCTCTCATCAGGTGGTGGAGCAGATGATCATCTCAGACCAGATCAAAGCTGAGGACCGAGCAAACGTCCTCCGTGCGCTCCTGCTCAAACACAG TCACCCGAGCGATGAGAAAGAGCACATCACCTCCTTCCCCAGAAACATCTCTGCCGCCAGCCTGGGCTCTCTGATCAGCCACCACCAGAGCAGCTCCAACCATCTGACCATCCCTGAGACCTCCGTCATGGAGCCGCTTATGGGCTCCAGCAGGGCCAGTCAGGACAGCACCGTGCACATTGACATCGATAAGAACGAG AAAGACTCGGCTACACCTATAGGCATGCACAGATCCAAATCAAAACATGAACTTAAGCTTCTGGAGAAAATCCCGGAAAATGCTGAAGCCACTGTTGTACTTGTTG GCAGTGTTGACTTCCTGGAGCAGCCCACCATGGCGTTTGTTCGCCTCCAGGAGGCCGTAGAGCTGGACTCGGTGCTGGAAGTGCCTGTTCCTGTGCGGTTCCTCTTTGTCCTGCTTGGTCCTCCCAGCACCAACATGGACTACCACCAGATCGGACGCTCCATTTCCACACTCATGTCGGACAAG CAATTTCATGAAGCTGCGTACCTGGCCGATGACCGTCAGGATCTGCTAAACGCCATCAATGGGTTCCTGGACTGCAGTATTGTTCTACCTCCATCAGAGCTGGGTGGAGAAGACCTCCTGCGCTCCGTTGCTCATTTCCAGAGAGAGATGCTCCGTAAGAGAGAGGAGCAGGGGGTGGCCCTGATGGCCAAAGAACCCAAGAGCCTCCAGGAGAAAG AGGCCTTGCTGGCACCCTTTAAACCAGAGGATGACCCTTTAAAACGCACTGGTCGTCTGTTTGGTGGGCTGATTCGGGATGCGCAGCGCCGTTACCCAAAATACATCAGTGACTTCAGGGATGCGCTGAACCCCCAATGCATGGCTGCGGTCATCTTCATCTATTTCGCTGCTCTTTCCCCTGCCATCACATTTGGAGGACTTTTGG GTGAGAAGACTGAAGGGCTGCTCGGTGTGTCGGAGCTGATCGTGGCCACGTGTGTTCAGGGTGTGCTGTTCTGTCTGCTGGGGGCTCAGCCTCTGCTCATTGTGGGCTTTTCTGGACCAATACTGGTGTTTGAAGAAGCCTTCTTCTCT TTCTGTAAGGGCAATAATATGGAGTACCTGACGGGGCGGGTCTGGATTGGTTTTTGGCTCATCATCATCGTGGTGTTGATGGTGGCGTTTGAGGGAAGTTTCATGGTCCGATTCGTCTCCCGTTTCACCCAAGAGATCTTCTCCTTCCTCATCTCGCTCATCTTCATCTATGAGACCTTCTCAAAGCTGGCTAAG ATTTTCCAGGAGCATCCTCTGCAGCGCTGCTCTGCTGTGCTTGTGGACGTCAGAAACTCCTCGCTGAACTCCAGCATGGATGAAGTGACGGAAAGTCCATTAGCAGTTACGAACAGCAGTTCACAGGAGATGCTGAAGGTGGTGGGGGAACCAAACACTGCTCTGCTGTCATTAGTGCTCATGTCTGGCACCTTCCTCATCGCTTTTTACCTGCGCAAGTTCAAGAACAGCGCCTTCTTCCCGGGCAGG TTAAGGAGAGTTATTGGAGATTTTGGAGTTCCTATTGCCATTCTCATCATGGTTCTGGTGGACTACAGTGTtaaagacacatacacacag AAACTAAGTGTACCCCGAGGTTTTTCAGTAACTAGTCCTGATAAGCGAGGCTGGATAGTCAATCCTCTGGGCTCGGACGGTCAGTTTCCCATCTGGATGATGTTTGCCAGCATTCTTCCAGCTCTGCTCGTCTTCATTCTTATCTTTATGGAGACACAAATCACCAC GTTGATAGTCAGCAAGAAAGAGCGCATGCTGGTCAAGGGTTCTGGTTTCCATCTGGATCTGTTGCTCATCGTGACTCTGGGTGGCACCAGTGCGCTGTTCGGTCTGCCTTGGATGGCTGCAGCCACTGTACGCTCCGTCACCCATGCAAACGCCCTCACCGTGATGAGTAAAGCAGTCGCTCCAGGAGACAAACCTCGAATCCAGGAGGTCAAGGAGCAGAGGGTGACTGGGTTACTGGTAGCCATACTTGTTG GTCTGTCAATAGTTATCGGTGATCTGCTCCGGCAAATCCCCATCGCTGTGCTGTTCGGCATCTTCCTCTACATGGGTGTGATGTCACTGAACGGGATCCAGATGACTGAACGGATCCTGCTTCTGCTGATGCCTCCAAAATACCACCCTGACCACACATACGTGCGCAAG GTGCGGACGCTGCGGATGCATCTGTTCACAGCTATTCAGGTGGTTTGTCTGGCTGTTCTCTGGGCTGTCATGTCCACGGTGGCGTCGCTGGCTTTCCCCTTTGTTCTCATCATGACTGTCCCCGTCAAGATGTTTCTTCTACCACGCATCTTTAGCAATCGTGAAATGCAGTGT TTGGACGCTGATGACGCAGAGCCCACTTTTGACGAGAAGGAAGGACAGGATGAATACACAGAGATGCACATGCCAGTCTGA
- the slc4a2b gene encoding anion exchange protein 2b isoform X3 encodes MTGTEQAKYQRIPTDEYEARTLASADLDGIKSHRFEDVPGVRRHLVRKSTKGQMVHISKDHKERSTRSRKLDRTPHEVFVELNELIMDKNQEMQWRETARWIKFEEDVEEETDRWGKPHVASLSFRSLLELRKTIAHGAVLLDLDQKTLPGISHQVVEQMIISDQIKAEDRANVLRALLLKHRSTHDPSQSLLVSLTRFLPCSPSLSHPSDEKEHITSFPRNISAASLGSLISHHQSSSNHLTIPETSVMEPLMGSSRASQDSTVHIDIDKNEKDSATPIGMHRSKSKHELKLLEKIPENAEATVVLVGSVDFLEQPTMAFVRLQEAVELDSVLEVPVPVRFLFVLLGPPSTNMDYHQIGRSISTLMSDKQFHEAAYLADDRQDLLNAINGFLDCSIVLPPSELGGEDLLRSVAHFQREMLRKREEQGVALMAKEPKSLQEKEALLAPFKPEDDPLKRTGRLFGGLIRDAQRRYPKYISDFRDALNPQCMAAVIFIYFAALSPAITFGGLLGEKTEGLLGVSELIVATCVQGVLFCLLGAQPLLIVGFSGPILVFEEAFFSFCKGNNMEYLTGRVWIGFWLIIIVVLMVAFEGSFMVRFVSRFTQEIFSFLISLIFIYETFSKLAKIFQEHPLQRCSAVLVDVRNSSLNSSMDEVTESPLAVTNSSSQEMLKVVGEPNTALLSLVLMSGTFLIAFYLRKFKNSAFFPGRLRRVIGDFGVPIAILIMVLVDYSVKDTYTQKLSVPRGFSVTSPDKRGWIVNPLGSDGQFPIWMMFASILPALLVFILIFMETQITTLIVSKKERMLVKGSGFHLDLLLIVTLGGTSALFGLPWMAAATVRSVTHANALTVMSKAVAPGDKPRIQEVKEQRVTGLLVAILVGLSIVIGDLLRQIPIAVLFGIFLYMGVMSLNGIQMTERILLLLMPPKYHPDHTYVRKVRTLRMHLFTAIQVVCLAVLWAVMSTVASLAFPFVLIMTVPVKMFLLPRIFSNREMQCLDADDAEPTFDEKEGQDEYTEMHMPV; translated from the exons TGTTCCTGGTGTACGTCGACATCTGGTCAGGAAAAGCACGAAGGGTCAAATGGTTCACATTAGTAAAGATCACAAAGAGCGCAGCACTCGCTCTCGCAAACTGGACCGGACACCGCATGAG GTGTTCGTAGAGCTCAATGAGTTGATCATGGATAAGAACCAGGAGATGCAGTGGAGGGAAACGGCACGCTGGATTAAGTTTGAGGAGGATGTGGAGGAGGAGACGGACCGCTGGGGGAAACCACACGTGGCCTCGCTGTCGTTTCGCAGCTTGCTGGAACTCAGGAAGACCATCGCTCATG GGGCTGTGCTTTTGGACCTGGATCAGAAAACCTTACCCGGCATCTCTCATCAGGTGGTGGAGCAGATGATCATCTCAGACCAGATCAAAGCTGAGGACCGAGCAAACGTCCTCCGTGCGCTCCTGCTCAAACACAG ATCTACCCACGATCCTTCGCAGTCTCTGCTTGTGTCTCTGACCCGCTTCCTCCCCTGCTCTCCTTCCCTCAGTCACCCGAGCGATGAGAAAGAGCACATCACCTCCTTCCCCAGAAACATCTCTGCCGCCAGCCTGGGCTCTCTGATCAGCCACCACCAGAGCAGCTCCAACCATCTGACCATCCCTGAGACCTCCGTCATGGAGCCGCTTATGGGCTCCAGCAGGGCCAGTCAGGACAGCACCGTGCACATTGACATCGATAAGAACGAG AAAGACTCGGCTACACCTATAGGCATGCACAGATCCAAATCAAAACATGAACTTAAGCTTCTGGAGAAAATCCCGGAAAATGCTGAAGCCACTGTTGTACTTGTTG GCAGTGTTGACTTCCTGGAGCAGCCCACCATGGCGTTTGTTCGCCTCCAGGAGGCCGTAGAGCTGGACTCGGTGCTGGAAGTGCCTGTTCCTGTGCGGTTCCTCTTTGTCCTGCTTGGTCCTCCCAGCACCAACATGGACTACCACCAGATCGGACGCTCCATTTCCACACTCATGTCGGACAAG CAATTTCATGAAGCTGCGTACCTGGCCGATGACCGTCAGGATCTGCTAAACGCCATCAATGGGTTCCTGGACTGCAGTATTGTTCTACCTCCATCAGAGCTGGGTGGAGAAGACCTCCTGCGCTCCGTTGCTCATTTCCAGAGAGAGATGCTCCGTAAGAGAGAGGAGCAGGGGGTGGCCCTGATGGCCAAAGAACCCAAGAGCCTCCAGGAGAAAG AGGCCTTGCTGGCACCCTTTAAACCAGAGGATGACCCTTTAAAACGCACTGGTCGTCTGTTTGGTGGGCTGATTCGGGATGCGCAGCGCCGTTACCCAAAATACATCAGTGACTTCAGGGATGCGCTGAACCCCCAATGCATGGCTGCGGTCATCTTCATCTATTTCGCTGCTCTTTCCCCTGCCATCACATTTGGAGGACTTTTGG GTGAGAAGACTGAAGGGCTGCTCGGTGTGTCGGAGCTGATCGTGGCCACGTGTGTTCAGGGTGTGCTGTTCTGTCTGCTGGGGGCTCAGCCTCTGCTCATTGTGGGCTTTTCTGGACCAATACTGGTGTTTGAAGAAGCCTTCTTCTCT TTCTGTAAGGGCAATAATATGGAGTACCTGACGGGGCGGGTCTGGATTGGTTTTTGGCTCATCATCATCGTGGTGTTGATGGTGGCGTTTGAGGGAAGTTTCATGGTCCGATTCGTCTCCCGTTTCACCCAAGAGATCTTCTCCTTCCTCATCTCGCTCATCTTCATCTATGAGACCTTCTCAAAGCTGGCTAAG ATTTTCCAGGAGCATCCTCTGCAGCGCTGCTCTGCTGTGCTTGTGGACGTCAGAAACTCCTCGCTGAACTCCAGCATGGATGAAGTGACGGAAAGTCCATTAGCAGTTACGAACAGCAGTTCACAGGAGATGCTGAAGGTGGTGGGGGAACCAAACACTGCTCTGCTGTCATTAGTGCTCATGTCTGGCACCTTCCTCATCGCTTTTTACCTGCGCAAGTTCAAGAACAGCGCCTTCTTCCCGGGCAGG TTAAGGAGAGTTATTGGAGATTTTGGAGTTCCTATTGCCATTCTCATCATGGTTCTGGTGGACTACAGTGTtaaagacacatacacacag AAACTAAGTGTACCCCGAGGTTTTTCAGTAACTAGTCCTGATAAGCGAGGCTGGATAGTCAATCCTCTGGGCTCGGACGGTCAGTTTCCCATCTGGATGATGTTTGCCAGCATTCTTCCAGCTCTGCTCGTCTTCATTCTTATCTTTATGGAGACACAAATCACCAC GTTGATAGTCAGCAAGAAAGAGCGCATGCTGGTCAAGGGTTCTGGTTTCCATCTGGATCTGTTGCTCATCGTGACTCTGGGTGGCACCAGTGCGCTGTTCGGTCTGCCTTGGATGGCTGCAGCCACTGTACGCTCCGTCACCCATGCAAACGCCCTCACCGTGATGAGTAAAGCAGTCGCTCCAGGAGACAAACCTCGAATCCAGGAGGTCAAGGAGCAGAGGGTGACTGGGTTACTGGTAGCCATACTTGTTG GTCTGTCAATAGTTATCGGTGATCTGCTCCGGCAAATCCCCATCGCTGTGCTGTTCGGCATCTTCCTCTACATGGGTGTGATGTCACTGAACGGGATCCAGATGACTGAACGGATCCTGCTTCTGCTGATGCCTCCAAAATACCACCCTGACCACACATACGTGCGCAAG GTGCGGACGCTGCGGATGCATCTGTTCACAGCTATTCAGGTGGTTTGTCTGGCTGTTCTCTGGGCTGTCATGTCCACGGTGGCGTCGCTGGCTTTCCCCTTTGTTCTCATCATGACTGTCCCCGTCAAGATGTTTCTTCTACCACGCATCTTTAGCAATCGTGAAATGCAGTGT TTGGACGCTGATGACGCAGAGCCCACTTTTGACGAGAAGGAAGGACAGGATGAATACACAGAGATGCACATGCCAGTCTGA